The genomic DNA CACCTGGCCCTGGGTGCTCGGTTACTCGGTGCTGCTCGCGCTCGTCTCCGAGCTCATCTATCTGGGGACGGGGTACCTGGACCCCGACGCGGCGGTCCACTTCGAGGTCCTCCTGCCCGCCTTCATCCTGGGCTGCGTGATCGCCAATCCCGAGCACGGCCTGCACGAGCAGGACGCGTTGGAGGGTGAGCTCCCCGGGCTCGATACGCCCAACGAGCAGCGCGTCACCACGATCATCTCCGGCTGCTTCATGGTCCTCGTGGGCCTGTCGATGCCCGCCCTGGGTGGCGTGGAGGCGGCACAGGAGACGGAGCAGCGCGTCAGCGCCGCCGCGGGTGGCAGCCCGGGCTGGGGCCTCATCGCCCTGCACGTCCTGGCGGTGACCCTCCTGTCCAATCTGGGAAAGATGTTCCCAGCGCTGTGTTACCGCCGGGAGGCGAGCTTGCGCGAGCGGCTCGCACTCGCGGTCGGTCTCTTTCCACGAGGAGAGGTCGGCGCCGGCGTGCTCGTCGTGGCACTGGGATATGGCATCAGTGGCACGGCGGCGACCGTGGCCCTGCTGTCCCTGACACTCAACCTGTTCCTCACGGGCCTCTTCATCCTGGGGGTGAAGCGGCTGCTGGCCGGTCCTCGCCCCCGGACAACCGCGGTGCCGGCCCAGGAGCCGCCACGTCCTTCTCGGGACAAGGCGCCTCGGCCCCACGGGAACATCCCCATCCAAGAGGGAGGGCACTGACATGATGACGCACGAACCT from Archangium lipolyticum includes the following:
- a CDS encoding cation:proton antiporter translates to MRKVLIYSVLLLGGLLASQALPALGAGVYEPLTHVIRLLTMVGLAFIMIHVGQEFDLDKSNLRQYGWDYVVAATAATFPWIFVTLYFVFVLAPPEFWGQFDLWKEALLQGRFAAPTSAGVLFSMLAAAGLGATWMFRKARVLAIFDDLDTILLMVPLTVLLVGFRWQLAGVIVLIALLLWAGWKYLHRWHIPYTWPWVLGYSVLLALVSELIYLGTGYLDPDAAVHFEVLLPAFILGCVIANPEHGLHEQDALEGELPGLDTPNEQRVTTIISGCFMVLVGLSMPALGGVEAAQETEQRVSAAAGGSPGWGLIALHVLAVTLLSNLGKMFPALCYRREASLRERLALAVGLFPRGEVGAGVLVVALGYGISGTAATVALLSLTLNLFLTGLFILGVKRLLAGPRPRTTAVPAQEPPRPSRDKAPRPHGNIPIQEGGH